The Chanos chanos chromosome 3, fChaCha1.1, whole genome shotgun sequence genome segment TTTTGCATACAAGCCCAGCTGTGGGAGGTGTAGTGTGGGTCTGATAAGGTGACCTGGACACGGAGGGTAACGGAATGTGTGTGGAAACGAGCTACAGTCACGTTTCAGctactgacacaaacacacacacacacacacagtacacacacagtacacacacagtacacacacagtacacacagtacacacacactacacacagtacacacactacacacacacacagtacacacacactacacacagtacacacacagtacacacagtacacacacactacacacagtacacacacagtacacacagtacacacagtaaacacacagtacacacagtacacacagtacacacagtacacacacagtacacacagtacacacagtacacacacagtacacacacagtacacacagtacacacacagtacacacacagtacacacactacacacagtacacacacagtacacacagtacacacacagtacacacacagtgcacacagtacacacagtacacacacagtacacacactacacacactacacacaatacacacacagtacacacagtacacacacagtacacacagtacacacactacacacagtacacacacagtgcacacacagtacacacactacacacagtacacacagtacacacacagtacacacacagcacacacacagtacacacacagtacacacacagcacacacacagtacacacacagtacacacacagtacacacagtacacacactacacacagtacacacacagtgcacacacagtacacacacagtacacacactacacacagtacacacacagtgcacacagtacacacagtacacacacagtacacacacagtacacacacagcacacacacagcacacacacagtacacacacagtacacacacagtacacacagtgcCCTCCTGGACAGAACCACACAAGTCCCATCCAAACTATCATGCAAAGACTGTGTCGCAGTGCTGATACATTAATCAGTCCTGATATAGTCTGAGATGTCAGGATATGTGAATAAGGAACTGTGAATAAGGAACTGTGAATAAGGAACTATTAATGAGGAACTGTGAATAAGGAACTGTTAATGAGGAACTGTGAATAAATGAAGGATGAAGGATCTGGACCACAGGGTTACTTAAACTAGAcctaaaaatataataaaactgttttattatCTGTAAtctatattattatttttattattatccattaatttattaatttatattATTATCCATGGCTTAGAGAACAACACTCACAGGTCTCGTGGTGGAATAACTGTCCGTGGAGTAAAAATCagactcaacacacaggtacacagagatacaatatattaatttattcatttaaatctGTCAAGAAGAATTTCACTGGACTTTCAGATGATTTTGATTGGAATactaataatataatataattatatacTTATAATATAGTTTACAGAGACAACACTGTGCAATAaccaacatgtgtgtgtgtgtgtctatatgactctgtgtgtgtgtgtgtgtgtgtgtgtatatgtctatatgtctgtgtgtatatatgtctatatgtctgtgtgtgtgtgaatatatctatatgtctgtgtgtgtgtgtatatatctatatgtctctgtgtgtgtgtttgtgtgcttgtgtgtctgtgtgtgtgtgtctgtgtctgtgtgtgtgtgtgtgtgtgtgtgtgtgtgttagagaaagagaTCACAGTGTTCCAATCTCCATGTTGTGATCAACTTTCATCTTCTGTTTCTCCATAACGGCCTCCAACTCAGTGGCCTTCCGAGCATcctgggagagagacagaacaagagagagagagacagagagagagagagagagagagatgggggcagagaacagaaaagaattgATCTGATTTAGTACTTGACactgtgaattgtgtgtgtgtgtgtatctgtgtgtgtgactgtgtgtgtgcatgtgtgtctgtctgtttgtgtgtgtatctgtgtgtgtatgtgtgtgtgcgtgagtgtgtttgttaccTCAAGCAATGCTTTCTGCACTGTGAGTTGACTGTAGACTCTGGCGCCCTCCTCTGGAATGACAGCGCGCAGTTCTTCCTTATTCAAAGAGAACAGCTGTGCTCCTGTCAGCACCCGCAAACACTGCAccgtcctacacacacacacgcacgcacacacacacacacacacacacacacacacaaacacacaataattaCAGTCCGAAGAAAGTCCGATATGCTcacttatttgtgtgtgtgtgtgtgtgtgtatgtgtgtgtgagtgtgtgtgtgtgtgtgtgtgtatgtgtgtgtatgtgtgtgtgagtgtgtgtgtgtgtgtgtgtgtatgtgtgtatgagtgtgtgtatgtgtgtgtgtgtgtgtgtgtgtgtgtgtatgtgtgtgtgtgtgtgtgtgtgtgtgtatgtgtgtgtgtgtgtgtgagactcacgGTTCACTAAAGCCTTTAGCCCGTAACCACTCCTCCACCTCTGCAGAGCTGGAGTGATAGTCCAGAGGAACAGACGTGTCAGTGGAACGAGGGATGACCAGAGGACGAGAAACAGACTTCCCGTTCGTCAGCCTCTGGAGGAGTTCATCATTCACCTGcatcactgagggagagagagagagagagaggaccaatTTCAGAAATTATtgtaaatgctttatttgtTATATCACTATACTGttaattattaaaatgaatgacgTTGAAGCATGTTGTTTCAGCTGTAAAATAGCATTAAATACTGAAATAGAATCAGAGGAACATAGTGTCTCGTTAGTTTTGCCATTTGGAGAGCTTGCCGTCGACAGAGACCGTTCTGATATCAGTTAAAACCTAGTGATCAGTAGAAATCTCTCTGAGgggctttatttatttctacTGTGTGTACAGTTGTAGTTCTGCAGGCCTCTGTACAAACAAGGCCCAGTCaacagcgccctctgctggatgTAATTTCCTCCATCTGCTACATGACTCAGAGTAAATGACATACTGTCATAATGGCATTTCTGCAAACAGTGGGATTTGACATTTGGACACACAGgagttacacagagacagagaataagaATAAACAGTTTAAACTCAAATCATACACTCTGTCATACTAACTCTTTTCATGTTCCTGCAGGGAGCTgctgggtgtgtatgtgtgtgcgtgtgtgtgtgtgtgtgtgtgtgtgtgtgtgtgagtgtgagtaccTTTATCCGTCTCGTCGTGGGGGTGTTGGGAGTGTGCTGTCCTGCGGGGTCGGGGAGAGTTGGGATTGGAGTTCAGGCCAGGGGAGCCGGGGGGAGCGTAGGAGAAAGTCTTTGGCattggaggaggagcaggagccTGGACAAatggagagcgagagacagggacaaagggagagagagagagagaaacagagagacagagagagagagaaacagaaacacagagagagcgacagagagagagaaagggagagagagagagaaacagaaagacagagagcgacagagagaggcagagagagagagagagagagagagagagagagagggagaaacagagagacagagagagcgacagagagagacagagagagagagagcgacagagagagagagaaacagggagagacagagagagaaacagggagagacagacagagagacagacagagagagagacagagagaaagagagagagacagagagagagagaaacagggagagacagagagagaaacagggagagacagacagagagacagacagagagagagacagagagacagagagagagacagagagagtatgagtAAAACATGCAGTTCTCAGAATTTCTGGCCGGGTTTCTCCACAGCAAAGGTCAGGTCATTCTGGTGAGTGCGGATTCTTGaccgtgtgagtgtgtgcgcatgtgttcctgtgtgtgtgtgtgtgtgtgtgtacgtatgtgtttTACCTTTGGTGGTGTCTTGGTAACTGGACTCTCCATGTGAGAAACAGGTTCCAGGATATTAAAAGGCACAAAACCGACTTCATTAAAGCGATTCCGACATTTCCACCACCGCTTCGATGACTCAATCACCTGAGATACAGTCAGAGAGATGAAATCACAGCAGGAATCCTGCTtttgtgagattgtgtgtgtgtgtgtgtgtgtgtgtgtgtgtgtgtgcgtgtaatgtatgtgtaatgtatgtgtaatgagtgtgtgtgtgtgtaatgtatgtgtaatgtgtgtgtaatgtgtgtgtgtgtgtgtgtgtgtgaggtatgtgtgtaatgtgtgtgtgtgtgtgtgtgtgtttgtgtgtgtgtgtgtgtgtgtgtgtgtgtgtgtgtgtaatgtatgtgtaatgtatgtgtaatgtgtgtgtgtctgtgtgtgtgtgtgtgtgtgtgtgtaatgtatgtgtaatgtgtgtgtgtgtgtgtgtgtgtggtatgtgtgtgtgtgtgtttacctccAGTTCCTCTCCCTGTAGCACTGACAGTTCACTGCTGTTTCGAGCAACAAAGTCATAACTGCAGCGATACAGCCTCTCTGTGTTAGGACCAATACTatcactgagacagacagacaaacacagacagacaggcagacaggcagacagacaggcaggcagacagacaggcacacagacagacacagacaaacagacagacagtgagagacttTTAATGTTGGTTTATAATACAACCCAAAGTTTATTTTCTTTAGAAGGATCCAGACTAGAGTGTTGCTGAGTCTGTCTTACCTGTCGTCTGTGGTGTGGACTGGAGGACCTGCAGGCTGGGAAAGAGCTTGGAgctaagaagagagagagagagagagagagagagagagagacacagagagagagagaatgagagagagagagacacagagagagagagagacacagagagagagagagagagagtgagacacagagagtgagtgagacagagagagagagagagagagtgagacagagagagagagagagaaagagagagagagagagagagagagaaagagagagagagagagagagagagagttgttattATTGGTTTGTAAAGTGAAAGTAAGCCAGGCCTCAGTAACACTTGCTTTAAAATTGAGTTATTTAAATCGTAGCTCAACCAATTTAAttcaatattttaaatttaatacataatatatgtaatattcTGTACTTCCCATCCTAATTAGCTTCCCAGTCCAGTTTGTCACTGTGAGACCAGTGGATACAGGGACATCCTGAATGGTATTTTTACAAAAACTCAGTCTGACCAGTCAGAATTATGTCTCAGGTCTGAGAACAGCTAAAACTGGATGAGATTAAGAAGTATACCAGAAGTCTGGTGAAatcttttcatttgctttgcttATGATAGATCGCTCTGTGTGACACATCTAAATTAATGTGTTACTTCAGATTGCCTGTGTTCCTTTTGTTAGCCTGTGTTTTCATAACTGATTGCCTGTGTTCCTGTTGTTAgcctgtgttttcatgtttcatataAGGTGTCGTGCTGAGTATGAGTTAGggggtggttttttttggttgttagATCTTTTTGTAGTGAGCCTGTGTGTTGGAGAACTATCTTGTGTTGTCTAGTTTTTTGAGTAACCCCGTGTGTTTGAGAACTATCTTGTGTTGTCTAGTTTTTTGagtaaccctgtgtgtttgagaactatcttgtgttgtctagttttttgagtaaccctgtgtgtttgagaactatCTTGTGTTGTCTAGTTTTTTGAGTAACCCCGTGTGTTTGAGAACTATCTTGTGTTGTCTAGTTTTTTGAGTAACCCCGTGTGTTTGAGAACTATCTTGTGTTGTCTAGTTTTTTGagtaaccctgtgtgtttgagaactatcttgtgttgtctagtttttttagtaaccctgtgtgtttgagaactatcttgtgttgtctagttttttgagtaaccctgtgtgtttgagaactatCTTGTGTTGTCTAGTTTTTTGAGTAACCCCGTGTGTTTGAGAACTATCTTGTGTTGTCTAGTTTTTTGagtaaccctgtgtgtttgagaactatcttgtgttgtctagtttttttagtaaccctgtgtgtttgagaactatcttgtgttgtctagttttttgagtaaccctgtgtgtttgagaactatcttgtgttgtctagttttttgagtaaccctgtgtgtttgagaactatCTTGTGTTGTCTAGTTTTTTGAGTAACCCCGTGTGTTTGAGAACTATCTTGTGTTGTCTAGTTTTTTGagtaaccctgtgtgtttgagaactatcttgtgttgtctagttttttgagtaaccctgtgtgtttgagaactatcttgtgttgtctagttttttgagtaaccctgtgtgtttgagaactatCTTGTGTTGTCTAGTTTTTTGAGTAACCCCGTGTGTTTGAGAACTATCTTGTGTTGTCTAGTTTTTTGAGTAACCCCGTGTGTTTGAGAACTATCTTGTGTTGTCTAGTTTTTTGagtaaccctgtgtgtttg includes the following:
- the eps8l1b gene encoding epidermal growth factor receptor kinase substrate 8-like protein 1, which gives rise to METHGIPDPPHPHAPNPPPAAPPPYPGIRANGVPNGQPDKSFLRAQREVDILNHCFDDVEAFMAKLQQAAEAQSVLNQRNKKKKKSRKKSTEEDLLTAKAKPPPETEFIDIFQKFKYSFSLLARLKTAISNPTSEELLHHVFKPLDMIVKTTGGPALAASVSSPALTAGAVSLLQNNLTGPERELWESLGPNWAQPWSQLRGSVSPYTPVFLSGWKPEGSEVAGWEDPIEAQNRQDAEQDKQELQALSQPAGPPVHTTDDSDSIGPNTERLYRCSYDFVARNSSELSVLQGEELEVIESSKRWWKCRNRFNEVGFVPFNILEPVSHMESPVTKTPPKAPAPPPMPKTFSYAPPGSPGLNSNPNSPRPRRTAHSQHPHDETDKVMQVNDELLQRLTNGKSVSRPLVIPRSTDTSVPLDYHSSSAEVEEWLRAKGFSEPTVQCLRVLTGAQLFSLNKEELRAVIPEEGARVYSQLTVQKALLEDARKATELEAVMEKQKMKVDHNMEIGTL